A stretch of DNA from Verrucomicrobiia bacterium:
CGCGCGTAGGTGCAGGGCGTGAGCAGCACGTTGCCGCGCAGGCGCCGCGCCGCCGCTTCGATTTTTTGCAAGGTCAGGCTCATGAAAAATGGGCTCAACGGCCGGCCCGGCCGGCTTCTTCCGCGATGATGTGCAGGCCCTCGCGAACCGTCGCGGCGGGCTGCGAAAAGTTGAGGCGCAGGCATTCGCGCTGATGCGGCCAGTCCTCGTCCAGTCCGTAGAAGAAATACTCGCCCGGCACGGTCAGCACCTTGCGCGCCTTGAGGCGTTCGTAGAGTTCCCGCGTGCTGATGCGCAGGCGCGGCAGCCAGAGCCAGTGAAAGAAGGCCCCTTCGCTCGCGTGAATGGCCCACTCCACGCCGGCGCGCGTGAAGGCTTCGCGCGCCCAGCCGAGTGCCGCCCGGCTTTTGGCCTCGTAAAAGGGGCGCAGCAGGCGCGGCCCAAACTCCAGGATGCGCCCGTCCTCAATCCATGGCAGCGCCAGTTGCTGTCCCAGCGAACCGTTGGCCAGACCAACGATGGCGGTCAGCGAACTGAGGGCGGTGGCAATGGCTTCGGGCGCCACCACGATGCCGGTGCGCGTGCCGGGCAGGCCGAGCTTGGAAAGGCTCAGGGTCAAAATGACGTGCGGCGCCCAATACGGTTGCGCGGGCACAAACATCACGTTGGGAAACGGCGCGCCGTAGGCGTTGTCGAGCATCAGCGGAATGCCGTGGTTTTCCGCGAGCGCCGCGAGGCGGGCGACTTCGTCATCCGACAAAACGTTGCCCGTCGGGTTGGTCGGCCGCGAAACGGCGATGGCGCCGATGTCCTCCCGTTGCAGGACGGCTTCAACCGCGGCGAAATCGATGCGGTATTTGAACGTGCCGCCTTCCCGGCCGGCGGGCCACTCGATGTGCGGACGGCACGCCACGAACAGTCCCGGGTCCACGCCCTGGTCCGCGTAGCCGATGTATTCCGGCGCGAGCGGCAAAAGGATTTTGCGCAGGCGGCCGTTGGCGAGGCGGCCCCCCAGCAGGTTGAACAGAAAAAAGAAGGCGCTTTGACCGCCGCACGTCACGGCGATGTTCTGGGGACCAACCTCCCAGCCAAACTCACGTTGCAGGAGTTCCGCCACGGCCCGCACGAAGCGTGGATTGCCGCGCGGGGGATCGTAGTTGGCCAGCATGCGGTCGAACGTGTCGCCATCGTCGAGGAGCTGGCGCATGCGCTCGCGCACCAGGGCCTGCATTTCGGGAATCAGCGCCGGGTTGCCACCGCCGAGCATGCGCATGTCCGGCTCGATGGTCATGGCCCGGCCGAGATCGTCCATCAATTCTAGGATGCCGCTGTGCCCGGTGAGTTTTTGACCCAGTGGGGAGAAGTCGAACGACACTGTCGCGTGGCTGCTGTTGTCCATGGCCGGCCGGAATAGAATCAGGCATCGCCCGCGCAAATCAAGCTGTGTCCGGAACGGTTGCCGCGGCGGGTGCCGTTAACCGCCGGCAAGCTAGCAGGCGCACCGCCCGCGCTCCATCCCTCAAATGTGGGATTCC
This window harbors:
- a CDS encoding valine--pyruvate transaminase, yielding MDNSSHATVSFDFSPLGQKLTGHSGILELMDDLGRAMTIEPDMRMLGGGNPALIPEMQALVRERMRQLLDDGDTFDRMLANYDPPRGNPRFVRAVAELLQREFGWEVGPQNIAVTCGGQSAFFFLFNLLGGRLANGRLRKILLPLAPEYIGYADQGVDPGLFVACRPHIEWPAGREGGTFKYRIDFAAVEAVLQREDIGAIAVSRPTNPTGNVLSDDEVARLAALAENHGIPLMLDNAYGAPFPNVMFVPAQPYWAPHVILTLSLSKLGLPGTRTGIVVAPEAIATALSSLTAIVGLANGSLGQQLALPWIEDGRILEFGPRLLRPFYEAKSRAALGWAREAFTRAGVEWAIHASEGAFFHWLWLPRLRISTRELYERLKARKVLTVPGEYFFYGLDEDWPHQRECLRLNFSQPAATVREGLHIIAEEAGRAGR